A single genomic interval of Microbacterium sp. LWO14-1.2 harbors:
- a CDS encoding sugar ABC transporter permease produces the protein MTVVAPREAAQAARMPEAQSPGIRRRRRAPGASPWWALVFLGPTAVGIAVFYLWPTVRTLIISFTKSGPFGGSEWVGVENYARLFEDPELIGALRNTAIYTVIALIGIPLAVAIAALLNTTGLTGRSAYRTLYFIPVVTMPAAIALVWRMIYNGDYGVLNAALGAVGIDGRSWLTDPSTALVAIAVVGIWAGLGTNIVIFLAGLQGIPDTIMEAADLDGAGPVRKFFSITIPLLSPSIFFVSVISVIGALQVFDLVYMMLGRNNPAMPNTRTVVYLFYQAGFLDNDRGYAAAVAFLLLLIILVLTVVQFRLQKKWVHYE, from the coding sequence ATGACCGTCGTCGCCCCGCGCGAGGCCGCGCAGGCGGCGCGGATGCCCGAGGCGCAGAGCCCCGGCATCCGTCGCCGCCGGCGCGCGCCGGGCGCCTCGCCCTGGTGGGCGCTCGTGTTCCTCGGCCCCACCGCCGTCGGCATCGCCGTCTTCTATCTGTGGCCGACCGTGCGCACGCTCATCATCTCGTTCACGAAGTCCGGGCCGTTCGGCGGGTCGGAGTGGGTGGGCGTCGAGAACTACGCGCGTCTGTTCGAGGACCCCGAGCTGATCGGCGCGCTGCGCAACACCGCGATCTACACGGTCATCGCGCTCATCGGCATCCCGCTCGCCGTCGCCATCGCCGCGCTGCTGAACACCACCGGTCTCACAGGCCGCAGCGCCTACCGCACGCTGTACTTCATCCCCGTCGTGACGATGCCCGCGGCGATCGCCCTCGTCTGGCGCATGATCTACAACGGCGACTACGGCGTGCTCAACGCGGCGCTCGGCGCCGTCGGCATCGACGGCCGCAGCTGGCTCACCGACCCGAGCACCGCGCTCGTGGCGATCGCGGTCGTCGGCATCTGGGCGGGACTCGGCACGAACATCGTGATCTTCCTCGCCGGTCTCCAGGGCATCCCCGACACGATCATGGAGGCGGCCGACCTCGACGGCGCCGGTCCCGTGCGCAAGTTCTTCTCGATCACGATCCCACTGCTGTCGCCGTCGATCTTCTTCGTCAGCGTGATCAGCGTGATCGGCGCGCTGCAGGTGTTCGACCTCGTCTACATGATGCTCGGCCGCAACAACCCGGCGATGCCGAACACCCGCACGGTCGTCTACCTCTTCTACCAGGCGGGCTTCCTCGACAACGACCGCGGCTACGCGGCAGCCGTCGCGTTCCTGCTGCTCCTCATCATCCTCGTGCTGACGGTCGTGCAGTTCCGTCTGCAGAAGAAGTGGGTGCACTATGAGTGA
- a CDS encoding sugar ABC transporter substrate-binding protein — protein MPRTSRRALGALAAATAAVVSLTACSSSTGGGESSGGDVTLSHAIWDENQKPAMEEIAAAFEKENPNVSIDIQVTPYKEYFTKLQTAATGGSAADVFWMNGPNFQLYASNGQLAPLDDAGVDAADYPEGLIDLYTFDGTLYGAPKDFDTVALWYNKALFDAAGVAYPAAGWTWDDFTAAAAALTDPATGQYGVAASQYGQENYYNSIAQAGGEVISADGTESGYGSPEALEGIELWTDLIEAGSSPTAQQMTDTNPEDLFLSGKVAMFQNGSWAAIAYGENADISDQVDVAPLPEGPTGNQSVIHGVGNVANAKSPHLAEAKAFAAFASGEQAAKIQAETGTVIPAFHDTQQAWVDAQPQFDLQVYIDALDTAVPYPVSKNTSAWTSIESEVLSQVWSGAVTPEAGLKDLAAQMQTALDAEQE, from the coding sequence ATGCCCCGCACCTCCCGCCGCGCCCTGGGCGCCCTCGCCGCCGCCACGGCGGCCGTCGTCTCGCTCACCGCCTGCTCCTCGTCGACCGGGGGCGGCGAGTCCTCCGGGGGCGATGTCACCCTCAGTCACGCGATCTGGGACGAGAACCAGAAGCCCGCGATGGAGGAGATCGCCGCAGCCTTCGAGAAGGAGAACCCGAACGTCTCGATCGACATCCAGGTCACGCCGTACAAGGAGTACTTCACGAAGCTGCAGACCGCGGCGACCGGCGGCTCGGCGGCAGACGTGTTCTGGATGAACGGTCCGAATTTCCAGCTGTACGCCTCGAACGGCCAGCTCGCGCCGCTCGACGACGCCGGGGTGGATGCCGCGGACTACCCCGAGGGACTCATCGACCTCTACACGTTCGACGGCACGCTCTACGGCGCCCCGAAGGACTTCGACACCGTGGCGCTCTGGTACAACAAGGCGCTGTTCGACGCGGCAGGAGTCGCCTACCCCGCGGCGGGGTGGACGTGGGACGACTTCACCGCCGCCGCCGCAGCCCTGACCGATCCCGCGACCGGCCAATACGGCGTCGCGGCGAGCCAGTACGGTCAGGAGAACTACTACAACTCGATCGCGCAGGCCGGCGGCGAGGTCATCTCGGCCGACGGCACGGAGTCGGGCTACGGCAGCCCCGAGGCACTCGAGGGCATCGAGCTGTGGACCGATCTCATCGAGGCGGGGTCGTCGCCGACCGCGCAGCAGATGACCGACACCAATCCCGAGGACCTCTTCCTCTCGGGCAAGGTCGCGATGTTCCAGAACGGCTCGTGGGCCGCGATCGCCTACGGCGAGAACGCCGACATCTCCGACCAGGTCGACGTCGCGCCGCTGCCGGAGGGGCCGACGGGGAACCAGAGCGTGATCCACGGAGTCGGCAACGTGGCGAACGCCAAGAGCCCGCACCTCGCCGAGGCGAAGGCGTTCGCCGCATTCGCGAGCGGCGAGCAGGCCGCGAAGATCCAGGCCGAGACCGGCACCGTGATCCCCGCGTTCCACGACACGCAGCAGGCCTGGGTCGACGCGCAGCCGCAGTTCGACCTGCAGGTCTACATCGACGCGCTCGACACCGCCGTGCCCTACCCCGTCTCGAAGAACACGTCCGCGTGGACGAGCATCGAGAGCGAGGTGCTGTCGCAGGTCTGGTCGGGTGCCGTCACGCCCGAGGCGGGCCTGAAGGACCTCGCAGCGCAGATGCAGACGGCGCTGGACGCCGAGCAGGAGTGA
- a CDS encoding CrcB family protein, whose product MSPLLFVAAALAGGAGAVLRYVLDLAVGSIAGRRFPWGILVVNLTGSFALGVVTTALPDAAFLVGAGLLGGYTTFSTAMLDAVALWRDGERAASLFDAVGMLVLGLAAAAAGLLLGAQL is encoded by the coding sequence GTGAGCCCGCTGCTGTTCGTGGCGGCGGCGCTCGCCGGGGGAGCGGGCGCGGTGCTCCGGTACGTCCTCGACCTCGCCGTGGGATCGATCGCGGGTCGGCGGTTCCCGTGGGGCATCCTCGTGGTGAACCTCACCGGCTCGTTCGCCCTCGGCGTGGTGACCACCGCGCTGCCCGACGCTGCCTTCCTCGTCGGCGCCGGTCTGCTCGGCGGATACACGACCTTCAGCACCGCCATGCTCGACGCCGTCGCGCTGTGGCGGGACGGCGAGCGCGCGGCATCCCTCTTCGACGCTGTCGGGATGCTGGTGCTCGGCCTCGCGGCCGCAGCGGCCGGGCTGCTGCTCGGCGCACAGCTCTGA
- a CDS encoding CrcB family protein, with translation MTPRRVLLVFLGGTAGTAARLAVGLWVPDAGGIPLATFAVNIVGAFLIGLLAARMPQTTDLRVLLGTGVLGGFTTYSAFMTGTVELWAAAPALAAAYAVGSLVLGLAAAALGLRLGRPNDSTAGAGAAS, from the coding sequence GTGACTCCCCGCCGCGTGCTCCTCGTCTTCCTCGGGGGCACCGCGGGTACGGCGGCCCGCCTCGCGGTGGGCCTGTGGGTGCCGGATGCCGGCGGCATCCCCCTGGCGACTTTCGCCGTGAACATCGTCGGCGCGTTCCTCATCGGGCTCCTCGCGGCCCGGATGCCGCAGACCACCGACCTGCGCGTGCTGCTCGGCACCGGGGTGCTGGGCGGATTCACGACCTACAGCGCCTTCATGACCGGCACGGTGGAGCTCTGGGCCGCCGCGCCCGCCCTCGCCGCGGCGTATGCGGTCGGGAGCCTGGTTCTCGGACTCGCGGCCGCCGCGCTGGGGCTGCGCCTCGGCCGGCCGAACGACTCCACCGCCGGGGCGGGGGCTGCGTCGTGA
- a CDS encoding FAD-dependent oxidoreductase: MKPLWKLDRTPPTGTPFDPGARHDVIVVGAGLTGLSTAVMLTRAGLDVAVLESGSVGELASGGNTGKLSLLQAQRLAEIRRHHSATLLQAYVDGNRAGMDWLTAFADHAGVPYERRIDHTYAQSADGLESVRAQHAAAQEAGLPTRMLTRGELSVDFPAVGAVALDDQVTIDPMRVTEALALELLSAGGTLHTGVRVTATHALPDPRVETTTGPLFAQHIVIATGYPILDRGLYFSKMRAFRSYCVSFRVPGGIPDSTFISTDQPTRSIRPVSASDGPASAAQLVVGGNGHPVGRSDGERAAVDELVEWTQKYFPGAEETHRWSAQDYESHNQIPFVGAMPRGLGRIRFATGYAKWGLSNAPAAALRLTTEILGASWHDRPGWMVKIGTRLTVPADLARGAVEGVKVAAAATKGWVDAEKTPVPVPQPAEGEGVVANRGGLPVGISTVDGVTRAVDAVCPHLGGVLDWNDAECTWDCPLHASRFTADGTRIEGPALSDLKKLPRTPKA, translated from the coding sequence ATGAAGCCGCTGTGGAAGCTCGACCGCACCCCGCCCACAGGCACCCCCTTCGACCCCGGAGCACGACACGACGTCATCGTCGTCGGCGCCGGTCTCACCGGCCTCTCGACCGCCGTGATGCTGACCAGAGCGGGACTCGACGTCGCGGTGCTGGAGTCGGGATCGGTCGGCGAGCTCGCGTCCGGAGGCAACACCGGCAAGCTGTCGTTGCTGCAGGCGCAGCGGCTCGCCGAGATCCGCCGCCACCACTCGGCGACGCTGCTGCAGGCCTACGTCGACGGCAACCGCGCGGGCATGGACTGGCTCACCGCGTTCGCCGACCACGCCGGAGTGCCGTACGAACGACGCATCGATCACACCTACGCGCAATCGGCAGACGGACTCGAATCGGTGCGCGCGCAGCATGCCGCCGCCCAGGAGGCGGGACTCCCGACGCGCATGCTCACACGAGGCGAGCTTAGCGTCGACTTCCCGGCCGTGGGAGCCGTCGCCCTCGACGACCAGGTCACGATCGACCCCATGCGGGTGACCGAGGCGCTGGCGTTGGAGCTCCTCTCCGCCGGCGGCACGCTGCACACCGGCGTGCGGGTGACGGCGACGCACGCGCTTCCCGACCCGCGGGTTGAGACGACCACCGGCCCCCTGTTCGCCCAGCACATCGTCATCGCGACCGGGTATCCGATCCTCGACCGCGGTCTGTACTTCTCGAAGATGCGGGCGTTCCGGTCGTACTGCGTGTCGTTCCGGGTACCCGGCGGCATCCCCGACTCCACGTTCATCTCGACCGACCAGCCGACGCGGTCCATCCGCCCCGTGTCCGCGTCCGACGGCCCTGCCTCCGCGGCGCAGCTGGTCGTCGGCGGCAACGGGCACCCGGTCGGGCGGTCCGACGGTGAGCGCGCCGCGGTCGACGAGCTCGTCGAGTGGACGCAGAAGTACTTCCCCGGCGCGGAGGAGACGCATCGCTGGTCGGCGCAGGACTACGAGTCGCACAACCAGATCCCGTTCGTCGGCGCGATGCCGCGGGGTCTCGGCCGCATCCGGTTCGCGACCGGCTACGCCAAGTGGGGACTGTCGAACGCGCCGGCCGCGGCGCTGCGACTGACCACGGAGATCCTCGGCGCGAGCTGGCACGATCGTCCGGGGTGGATGGTGAAGATCGGCACCCGTCTGACCGTGCCCGCCGACCTCGCCCGCGGCGCCGTCGAGGGCGTGAAGGTCGCGGCCGCCGCCACCAAGGGATGGGTGGATGCCGAGAAGACCCCCGTGCCCGTGCCTCAGCCCGCCGAGGGCGAGGGCGTCGTGGCGAACCGCGGAGGGCTCCCGGTCGGCATCTCGACCGTCGACGGCGTCACCAGAGCCGTCGACGCCGTGTGCCCGCACCTCGGCGGCGTCCTCGACTGGAACGACGCGGAGTGCACCTGGGACTGCCCGCTGCACGCCTCCCGCTTCACCGCCGACGGGACGCGCATCGAAGGACCGGCGCTCAGCGATCTGAAGAAGCTGCCCCGCACCCCGAAGGCCTGA
- a CDS encoding nitroreductase family protein, with translation MELLDVIRRRKTTNGPFLPDPVSEEHQRILLEAAGRAPSQLNSQPWRFVVIENRETIDRIAQISGESMTEAMSNGTFFERYKPYFRFSQAEMEEKRSGMLFDKLPAALRPFTSQVFTKRGQKLMNTFGVPKTLGEENHKLVAGSPLLLGVMLDRSEYRPGQLSSFYSVFSMGAAMENVWLTTVELGMGIQFISFPMEVPGKWEEIIDLLHVPDDLELMAVYRLGYLPPDQRRPAIDWSSHQRKLVSQYVFRETCEQPQQGWDAPPADAARD, from the coding sequence ATGGAACTGCTCGATGTCATCCGCCGCCGCAAGACCACGAACGGGCCGTTCCTGCCCGACCCCGTGTCGGAGGAGCATCAGCGCATCCTGCTGGAGGCGGCGGGCCGTGCGCCCTCGCAGCTGAACAGCCAGCCCTGGCGGTTCGTCGTGATCGAGAACCGCGAGACGATCGACAGGATCGCGCAGATCTCGGGCGAGAGCATGACGGAGGCGATGTCGAATGGCACGTTCTTCGAGCGCTACAAGCCGTACTTCCGCTTCAGCCAGGCGGAGATGGAGGAGAAGCGCAGCGGGATGCTGTTCGACAAGCTGCCTGCGGCCCTGCGGCCCTTCACGAGTCAGGTGTTCACGAAGCGCGGACAGAAGCTCATGAACACGTTCGGCGTGCCGAAGACGCTCGGCGAGGAGAACCACAAGCTCGTCGCCGGGTCGCCGCTGCTCCTCGGGGTCATGCTCGACCGCAGCGAGTACCGGCCCGGACAGCTGTCGTCGTTCTACTCGGTCTTCAGCATGGGCGCCGCGATGGAGAACGTGTGGCTCACGACGGTGGAGCTCGGCATGGGGATCCAGTTCATCTCGTTCCCCATGGAGGTGCCGGGCAAGTGGGAGGAGATCATCGACCTCCTGCACGTGCCGGACGACCTCGAGCTCATGGCCGTGTACCGGCTCGGGTATCTGCCCCCTGACCAGCGTCGTCCCGCGATCGACTGGTCGAGTCATCAGCGCAAGCTCGTGTCGCAGTACGTGTTCCGCGAGACCTGCGAGCAGCCCCAGCAGGGGTGGGATGCGCCGCCGGCCGATGCCGCCCGCGACTGA
- a CDS encoding MerR family transcriptional regulator, whose product MARRDWSIQEIARLAGTTSRTLRHYGDIGLLPPSRIAGNGYRHYDEAALMRLQRILLLRELGLGLPQIAEVLRAGAQGSTEEAALETHLAVLREEQDRLARQIASVEKTITALRGGEQLMAEDMFDGFDHTRYKDEVEQRWGSQAYADGDRWWRGMTEAERADWQQRVSDLGRDWIAAAESGSDPASAEAQQLARRHVDWLTGVPGTPASAPGGDVKAYVIGLGEMYVADPRFGANYATSSGGTHGAEFVRDALRVYAEANL is encoded by the coding sequence ATGGCACGGAGGGACTGGTCGATCCAGGAGATCGCACGCCTCGCCGGCACGACCAGCAGGACGCTTCGCCACTACGGCGACATCGGATTGCTGCCGCCCTCGCGCATCGCCGGCAACGGGTACCGGCACTACGACGAGGCGGCTCTGATGCGTCTGCAGCGGATCCTGCTGCTGCGCGAGCTCGGACTCGGGCTCCCGCAGATCGCGGAGGTGCTGCGCGCCGGTGCGCAGGGGAGCACGGAAGAGGCGGCCCTGGAGACCCATCTCGCGGTGCTGCGCGAGGAGCAGGACAGGCTGGCGCGGCAGATCGCGTCGGTGGAGAAGACCATAACTGCATTGAGAGGAGGTGAACAACTCATGGCAGAGGACATGTTCGACGGCTTCGACCACACCCGGTACAAGGACGAGGTCGAGCAGCGCTGGGGCAGTCAGGCCTACGCCGACGGCGACCGCTGGTGGCGCGGGATGACCGAGGCCGAGCGCGCCGACTGGCAGCAGCGCGTGTCCGACCTCGGACGCGACTGGATCGCCGCCGCCGAGAGCGGCAGCGACCCGGCATCCGCAGAAGCGCAGCAGCTCGCCCGCCGTCACGTCGACTGGCTCACCGGTGTGCCAGGCACCCCGGCGTCGGCGCCGGGCGGAGACGTCAAGGCCTACGTGATCGGTCTCGGCGAGATGTACGTGGCCGACCCGCGCTTCGGTGCGAACTACGCGACATCGTCGGGCGGGACGCACGGGGCGGAGTTCGTGCGCGACGCGCTTCGCGTGTACGCGGAGGCGAACCTCTAA
- a CDS encoding ABC transporter ATP-binding protein encodes MLLQVSSVSFAYAKRAPVLRDVSFAIDRGERVALVGPNGSGKSTLIRLLADLLQLRGGSIRVDGRSHQDRDARQSVAYVASNDFLPQFLTGAEYVGLMHRLYGLRADENQVAQAFARYQMASRESDLIEDYSHGMRKKVQVISSLLVRRPLTIVDETLNGVDADALRAFTEDARTLTDDTALLFCSHDFRLIQATCDRVIVLLDGRLRHDLSLDEVLARFGSVDALVKQTTGDSSASSRS; translated from the coding sequence ATGCTCCTCCAGGTCTCCTCCGTCTCCTTCGCGTACGCGAAGCGGGCTCCCGTCCTCCGAGACGTGTCGTTCGCGATCGACCGCGGCGAGCGGGTCGCGCTCGTCGGCCCCAACGGCTCGGGCAAATCGACGCTGATCCGTCTGCTGGCCGATCTGCTGCAGCTTCGCGGCGGCAGCATCCGCGTCGACGGGCGCTCGCATCAGGATCGTGATGCCAGGCAGAGCGTGGCGTACGTCGCCAGCAACGACTTCCTCCCCCAGTTCCTCACCGGCGCCGAGTACGTCGGCCTGATGCACCGGCTGTACGGACTCAGGGCCGACGAGAATCAGGTGGCGCAGGCGTTCGCGCGCTATCAGATGGCCTCACGGGAGTCCGATCTCATCGAGGACTATTCGCACGGCATGCGCAAGAAGGTGCAGGTCATCTCCAGCCTGCTGGTCCGGCGGCCGCTGACGATCGTCGACGAGACCCTCAACGGAGTGGATGCCGATGCCCTCCGTGCCTTCACCGAGGATGCGCGGACTCTCACGGACGACACCGCGCTCCTCTTCTGCAGCCATGACTTCCGGCTGATCCAGGCGACCTGCGACCGGGTCATCGTGCTGTTGGACGGTCGACTCCGCCACGACCTGTCGCTCGACGAGGTGCTGGCGCGCTTCGGGTCCGTCGACGCCCTGGTGAAGCAGACGACAGGCGACTCCTCGGCATCCTCGCGATCATGA